One stretch of Pseudomonas sp. NC02 DNA includes these proteins:
- a CDS encoding Lrp/AsnC family transcriptional regulator translates to MKLDAFDRKILEALQRDGRLSNVQLADEIGLSASPCLRRVRLLEEAGVIRGYQASLDRDEVGLGLTVFVGVKVERHNDEQAEAFRLAVTALPQVISAFLVSGESDFLLQVVVPDLRGYERFLTGSLLKLPGVSDIRSNFAIQTVKTPGALPLSHLPG, encoded by the coding sequence CTGAAGCTGGACGCATTTGACCGCAAGATTCTTGAAGCCCTGCAACGGGATGGCCGGCTGAGCAACGTGCAACTGGCGGACGAGATTGGCCTGTCGGCCTCGCCCTGCTTGCGGCGTGTGCGGCTGCTGGAAGAGGCCGGGGTGATTCGTGGTTATCAGGCAAGCCTGGACCGGGATGAAGTCGGGTTGGGGCTGACGGTGTTTGTCGGGGTGAAAGTGGAGCGGCATAACGACGAACAGGCGGAGGCGTTTCGGTTGGCGGTGACGGCGCTGCCCCAGGTGATTTCGGCGTTTCTGGTGTCGGGGGAGTCGGATTTCCTGCTGCAAGTGGTGGTGCCGGACTTGCGCGGGTATGAACGGTTCCTGACCGGGAGCTTGTTGAAGTTGCCGGGGGTGAGTGATATCCGCAGTAACTTCGCGATTCAGACGGTGAAGACGCCCGGGGCGTTGCCGCTGAGTCACCTTCCCGGCTAG
- a CDS encoding LysE family translocator — protein MAELWLFLVALAVVYLLPGPDMILLLQTGARQGKAMALATAGGLGLARACHVALAGMGLATLFKVAPWTFDVVRLGGAAYLLWIGVQCLRSNLLPNLNAEHSTTPAHAWREAFQRGLLTNLLNPKALLFCSVLLPQFIDPHGASVTAQFALLGAILVAVGLGFDSCYGLAGARIGRWLERSPSAQRLQQWLFGSLLIGFAIRLTFVQQA, from the coding sequence ATGGCAGAACTCTGGTTGTTTTTAGTCGCGTTGGCAGTGGTGTACCTGCTGCCCGGCCCGGACATGATCCTGCTGCTGCAAACCGGCGCCCGCCAGGGCAAGGCGATGGCACTGGCAACCGCAGGCGGCTTGGGCTTGGCGCGAGCCTGCCACGTGGCGCTGGCGGGGATGGGCCTGGCGACCCTGTTCAAGGTCGCACCCTGGACCTTCGATGTGGTGCGCCTGGGCGGTGCGGCGTATCTGCTGTGGATCGGCGTGCAGTGCCTGCGCTCAAACCTGCTGCCCAACCTGAACGCCGAGCACAGCACGACGCCGGCGCATGCCTGGCGCGAAGCCTTCCAGCGGGGTTTGCTGACCAACCTGCTCAACCCCAAGGCGCTGCTGTTCTGCTCCGTGCTGCTGCCGCAATTCATTGATCCACATGGCGCATCGGTGACGGCGCAGTTTGCGCTGTTGGGGGCGATTCTGGTGGCGGTCGGCCTGGGATTCGACAGTTGCTATGGATTGGCCGGCGCAAGAATCGGCCGCTGGCTGGAACGCAGCCCGTCCGCCCAGCGCCTTCAGCAATGGCTGTTTGGCAGTCTTTTGATCGGTTTTGCGATACGCCTCACCTTCGTACAGCAAGCCTGA
- a CDS encoding alpha-2-macroglobulin, with translation MFDSLKATSRRFFGALISVVSVLFSAVRWLARSLFGQWQPPRWLQATGNGLVNVGHKARAYPRQAAGGALALVLVLAAGFYGWHWYSHLPQPHTVGYSLHKPNLTDYTQPQPVVDNLQVRFAESVAPLAAIGKPVTEGITLKPAIAGAWRWADDRSLVFTPEKDWPVDAHYTIDLAKKTLLADGVLLSQYTSQFSTQPFRATLTQNELYQDPSNPTQKQLVATFHFSHPVDEDSVRKRASVTLGKGLAYRDAQLPNRPEITFDEHKLNAFVRSAALATPLESTPVSAKLDEGLKARDGGNPSSAPLVAEVTVPGRYRLTFTGAEVSFVDNERGEPEPVLMFSSSSAVADETIANKVQAWMLPEKAEDDTRPWNLQDIDDKLLASSTKVKLTHVPSVEPLNTLHAFKFKAPPGRALYVRVPANLEAIGGYLAKNPTASLVSMPAYPRTLQFLSDGALLSLTGEKRLGFMARGVPGAHVEIARLLPNQLQHLVDQSSGSFARPNFANDYFDRMVERQSLDIPLSAGDPSKTVYDNVDLSSYLTANGGRRGIFVLKLSPQDDPADRTFDYSRNTTSDLRFIVVTDLGIIAKRSSDGSHDVYVQSIGNGSPVSDAQVDIIGRNGLPVASGHTDAEGHAHFAKLDELRREKTPLMYVVSRGNDQSFLPIARQSQQLDLSRFDVGGLEEDGAINRLSAYLFTDRGLYRPGETAHLGMIVRSGDWKGALQGLPVELQITDPRGLEVIRQPLKLSASGFETFDFPSSEVAPSGDYTATLQLIGEKQRRTDLGSVSFKVRDFEPDRMKVSLSLHDTPVLGWIPPDQVVAKVTAMHLFGAPAAGRRVTAKMSLSPTLAAFDRYPDYRFRLNDSLEEASSEDLAETTVDDNGQAVLDLNLQRFANSTYRLQVMTQVYEAEGGRNVAAQSALLVSAAPYLVGVKSKDSLSFVAKDAPREVQWLAVAPDLTPVAVDGLTSEVVEHRYVSVLVKQSNGTYKYESRIKNISQPASPLVMTKDGAKQTLNTGTPGDFTLQLKDANGNLLNQIDYSVAGRGNTSRSLERNAELQLRLDKRSYATGDEIAISIRAPYTGAGLITIERDKVYTQQWFKADSTNSVQHIRVPAGLEGNAYVNVQFVRDIGSSEVYMSPLSYGVVPFSINLDARRMALKVEGPAKIEPGQTLDIKVNADRPGRAVVYAVDEGILQVARYQTPDPLGFFFQKRALEVGTSQILDLILPEFSRLLSGAAPGGDTEGALANHLNPFKRKHQPPVAWWSGLVDLPAGETVLHYQVPDSFNGKLHLFAVAVDSDSVGVSEANTEVRGPLVITPNVPAFVAPGDVFSVSAGVFSNLDAAADVKFEVQTSDGLQVQGDKASTLALQPRKEGVAEFKIKVGETLGSADLRFVAVLPDGKRIQVAETTSIRPLSEHRVALSLGRFDSASKELKPTRELFSQLRDVQLGVAASPLVWANGLKHYLDDYGYACTEQLVSKAMPALIWGGNAPEAEQAFSGAVRMLRQRQNQAGGFGLWAANPDVAPYASLYATDFLIEARERGLPVPEDLLQRSNAYLTDLANGPSEGLSELRNRAYASYLLSRQGILVSGALSDIRERYESYFKDTWQNDIGAAYVAASYKLLKQDRQADTLFRKVPWLSLSDKWNSDGLYYDPLVHDAEHLHLLARHFPEMLDDVPTGLLDKLGKRLNEQRYNSLSAALLLRALDNYGQRAQSDMTLKATAWLSDKQQQLLQMAGQPPRAAVPAGTQKLKMEKSDGPAAFYMLSEAGYDKGANLKPINSGLEIIHEYLDLKGNPVSKVAVGDEFLVRLRLRATDRDQVQQVAVVDLLPGGVEPVYNLPPEPEAASTEESEGDDSEYVETGEDTEEADAWQAPIGETDLSNWQPDYVDVRDDRVVLYGTALRDVGTFVYRVRATNAGTFNTPPAYAEGMYETTLQGRGKVGQLEITKP, from the coding sequence ATGTTTGATTCGTTAAAAGCGACCAGCCGCCGTTTTTTCGGGGCCTTGATCTCAGTGGTGAGTGTTCTGTTCAGCGCCGTTCGATGGCTGGCGCGCAGCCTGTTCGGCCAGTGGCAGCCGCCGCGCTGGCTGCAAGCCACAGGCAACGGTCTGGTCAACGTCGGCCACAAGGCCCGGGCTTATCCGCGCCAGGCTGCGGGCGGCGCGCTGGCCCTGGTACTGGTGCTGGCCGCGGGCTTTTACGGCTGGCACTGGTATTCCCACCTGCCACAGCCCCACACCGTGGGTTATTCGCTGCACAAGCCCAACCTGACGGATTACACCCAGCCGCAACCGGTTGTGGATAACTTGCAGGTACGCTTCGCCGAATCCGTGGCCCCGCTGGCGGCCATCGGCAAGCCGGTCACCGAAGGCATCACCCTCAAGCCTGCCATCGCCGGCGCCTGGCGCTGGGCGGATGACCGCAGCCTGGTGTTCACCCCGGAAAAAGACTGGCCCGTCGACGCCCACTACACCATCGACCTGGCCAAGAAAACCCTGTTGGCCGACGGCGTACTGCTCAGCCAATACACCAGCCAATTCTCCACCCAGCCGTTCCGCGCCACCTTGACGCAAAACGAGCTGTACCAGGACCCGAGCAACCCGACGCAGAAACAGCTGGTAGCGACCTTCCACTTTTCCCACCCGGTAGACGAAGACAGCGTACGCAAACGTGCCTCGGTCACCCTCGGCAAAGGCTTGGCCTACCGCGATGCGCAACTGCCCAATCGCCCGGAAATCACCTTCGACGAACACAAGCTTAACGCCTTTGTGCGCTCTGCCGCTCTGGCCACCCCACTGGAAAGCACCCCGGTCAGCGCCAAGCTCGATGAAGGCCTCAAGGCCCGTGATGGCGGCAATCCCAGCTCGGCGCCGCTGGTGGCCGAAGTCACCGTGCCCGGCCGCTATCGCCTGACCTTTACCGGCGCCGAAGTCAGCTTTGTCGACAACGAGCGCGGCGAACCCGAGCCGGTGTTGATGTTCAGCAGTTCCAGCGCCGTGGCCGACGAGACCATCGCCAACAAGGTGCAGGCCTGGATGCTGCCGGAAAAAGCCGAGGACGATACCCGCCCCTGGAACCTGCAAGACATCGACGACAAGCTGTTGGCCAGCAGCACCAAGGTCAAGCTGACCCACGTGCCGAGCGTCGAACCGCTGAACACCCTGCACGCCTTCAAGTTCAAGGCCCCGCCGGGCCGCGCCCTGTATGTGCGGGTGCCGGCCAACCTGGAAGCCATCGGCGGCTACCTGGCGAAAAATCCGACAGCCTCTCTCGTGAGCATGCCGGCTTATCCACGCACGCTGCAGTTCCTGTCCGACGGCGCCCTGCTCAGCCTCACCGGCGAAAAACGCCTGGGCTTCATGGCCCGTGGCGTACCCGGCGCCCATGTGGAAATCGCGCGCCTGCTGCCCAACCAGTTGCAACACCTGGTGGACCAGAGCAGCGGTAGCTTTGCCCGACCGAATTTTGCCAATGACTACTTCGACCGGATGGTGGAGCGTCAGAGCCTGGACATTCCGCTGTCGGCTGGCGACCCGTCGAAAACCGTCTACGACAATGTCGACCTGAGCAGCTACCTGACGGCCAACGGCGGCCGCCGGGGGATTTTTGTGCTCAAGCTGAGCCCGCAGGACGACCCGGCTGATCGCACCTTCGACTACTCGCGCAACACCACCAGCGACCTGCGTTTCATCGTGGTCACCGACTTGGGCATCATCGCCAAGCGCTCCAGCGATGGCAGCCACGATGTGTACGTGCAGTCCATCGGCAACGGCTCGCCGGTGTCCGACGCCCAGGTCGATATCATCGGCCGCAACGGTTTGCCGGTCGCCAGCGGCCATACCGACGCCGAAGGTCACGCGCACTTCGCCAAGCTGGATGAACTGCGCCGTGAGAAAACGCCGTTGATGTATGTGGTCAGTCGCGGCAATGACCAATCCTTCCTGCCGATTGCCCGTCAGTCGCAACAGCTGGATTTGTCACGCTTTGATGTAGGCGGCCTGGAAGAGGACGGTGCGATCAATCGCCTCAGCGCCTACCTGTTTACCGATCGCGGCCTGTACCGGCCCGGTGAGACCGCGCACCTGGGCATGATCGTGCGCAGCGGCGACTGGAAAGGCGCCCTGCAAGGCCTGCCGGTTGAGTTGCAGATCACCGACCCCCGTGGCCTTGAGGTGATTCGCCAGCCGTTGAAACTGTCGGCCAGCGGTTTTGAAACCTTCGATTTCCCAAGCAGCGAAGTAGCCCCATCCGGCGATTACACCGCGACCCTGCAACTGATCGGTGAGAAGCAGCGTCGTACCGACCTGGGCAGCGTCAGCTTCAAGGTCCGCGACTTTGAACCGGACCGGATGAAAGTCAGCCTGAGCCTGCACGATACACCGGTGCTGGGCTGGATCCCGCCGGACCAGGTGGTGGCCAAGGTCACCGCGATGCACTTGTTCGGCGCTCCGGCGGCGGGTCGTCGCGTCACGGCGAAAATGTCCCTGAGCCCCACGCTCGCGGCCTTTGATCGCTACCCGGATTACCGCTTCCGCCTGAATGACTCGCTGGAAGAAGCCAGCTCCGAAGACCTGGCCGAAACCACCGTCGACGACAATGGCCAGGCGGTGCTGGACCTGAACCTGCAACGCTTCGCCAACAGCACCTACCGCCTGCAAGTGATGACCCAGGTGTACGAAGCCGAAGGCGGTCGCAACGTCGCCGCACAAAGCGCATTGCTGGTGTCGGCGGCGCCGTACCTGGTGGGTGTGAAGAGCAAGGATTCGCTGTCTTTCGTCGCCAAGGACGCCCCGCGTGAAGTGCAATGGCTGGCCGTGGCGCCAGACCTTACGCCAGTCGCAGTCGACGGCCTGACCAGTGAAGTGGTCGAGCACCGCTACGTCTCGGTGCTGGTGAAGCAATCCAACGGCACCTACAAATACGAGTCGCGCATCAAGAACATCAGCCAGCCGGCCTCGCCGCTGGTGATGACCAAGGACGGCGCCAAGCAAACCCTGAACACCGGCACCCCGGGCGATTTCACCCTGCAACTCAAGGACGCCAACGGCAACCTGCTGAACCAGATCGACTACAGCGTCGCCGGCCGGGGCAACACCTCGCGCTCCCTGGAGCGCAACGCCGAACTGCAACTGCGCCTGGATAAACGCAGCTACGCCACCGGTGATGAGATCGCCATCAGCATTCGCGCGCCGTACACCGGCGCCGGGTTGATCACCATCGAGCGGGACAAGGTCTACACCCAGCAGTGGTTCAAGGCCGACAGCACCAACAGCGTGCAACACATCCGCGTTCCTGCGGGGCTTGAGGGCAATGCCTACGTCAACGTGCAGTTCGTACGGGACATTGGTTCGTCCGAGGTCTACATGAGCCCGCTGTCCTACGGCGTAGTGCCGTTCAGTATCAACCTCGACGCGCGGCGCATGGCGCTGAAAGTCGAAGGCCCGGCGAAGATCGAGCCGGGGCAGACCCTGGATATCAAGGTCAACGCCGACCGCCCTGGTCGCGCAGTGGTCTACGCGGTGGACGAAGGCATCCTGCAAGTGGCGCGCTACCAGACGCCGGACCCGTTGGGCTTCTTCTTCCAGAAGCGTGCACTGGAGGTCGGCACCAGTCAGATCCTTGACCTGATCCTGCCGGAATTCAGCCGCCTGCTCAGTGGGGCAGCGCCGGGTGGCGATACGGAAGGCGCCCTGGCCAACCACCTCAACCCGTTCAAGCGTAAACATCAGCCGCCTGTGGCCTGGTGGTCTGGCCTGGTGGACTTGCCGGCCGGTGAAACCGTGCTGCATTACCAGGTTCCGGACAGCTTCAATGGCAAGCTGCATCTGTTTGCGGTGGCCGTGGACAGCGACAGCGTGGGCGTCAGCGAGGCCAACACCGAAGTGCGCGGGCCGCTGGTGATTACGCCGAACGTGCCGGCCTTTGTCGCACCGGGGGATGTGTTCAGCGTCAGCGCCGGGGTGTTCAGCAACCTGGACGCGGCGGCGGACGTGAAGTTTGAAGTGCAGACCAGCGATGGCCTGCAGGTGCAAGGCGACAAGGCCAGCACCCTGGCCCTGCAACCGCGCAAGGAGGGTGTCGCCGAGTTCAAGATCAAGGTAGGCGAAACCCTCGGCTCGGCAGACTTGCGCTTCGTCGCGGTGCTGCCGGATGGCAAGCGTATCCAGGTGGCGGAAACCACGTCGATCCGACCCTTGAGCGAGCATCGGGTGGCCCTGAGCCTGGGCCGTTTCGACAGCGCCAGCAAAGAGCTGAAACCGACCCGCGAGCTGTTCAGCCAGTTGCGCGATGTGCAGTTGGGCGTCGCCGCTTCGCCGCTGGTATGGGCCAACGGCCTCAAGCATTACCTGGATGACTATGGCTACGCCTGCACCGAGCAATTGGTGTCCAAGGCCATGCCGGCGTTGATCTGGGGTGGTAACGCGCCGGAGGCCGAGCAGGCCTTCAGCGGTGCGGTGCGCATGCTGCGTCAACGGCAAAACCAGGCCGGCGGTTTCGGCTTGTGGGCGGCCAACCCGGATGTGGCGCCGTATGCCAGCCTGTACGCCACCGACTTCCTGATCGAAGCCAGGGAGCGCGGGCTGCCGGTGCCGGAAGACCTGCTGCAACGCTCCAACGCGTACCTCACCGACCTGGCCAACGGCCCGAGCGAAGGCCTGTCGGAATTGCGCAACCGCGCCTACGCCAGTTACCTCCTGAGCCGTCAGGGGATTCTGGTGAGCGGCGCCTTGAGCGATATCCGCGAGCGCTACGAAAGCTACTTCAAGGACACCTGGCAGAACGACATTGGCGCGGCGTACGTGGCCGCCAGCTACAAGCTGCTCAAGCAGGATCGTCAGGCCGATACCTTGTTCCGCAAGGTGCCGTGGCTTTCCCTGTCGGATAAATGGAACAGCGACGGCCTGTATTACGACCCGCTGGTGCACGACGCCGAGCACCTGCATTTGCTCGCGCGGCACTTCCCGGAAATGCTCGACGATGTGCCGACAGGCCTGCTGGATAAACTCGGCAAGCGTCTCAACGAGCAACGCTACAACTCGCTGTCGGCGGCACTGTTGCTGCGGGCCCTGGACAATTACGGCCAGCGCGCCCAAAGCGACATGACCCTCAAGGCCACCGCATGGCTCAGCGACAAGCAGCAACAGTTGTTGCAGATGGCCGGCCAGCCGCCACGTGCGGCGGTGCCTGCCGGTACGCAAAAACTGAAGATGGAAAAATCCGACGGCCCGGCGGCGTTCTACATGCTGAGCGAAGCGGGCTATGACAAGGGCGCCAACCTCAAGCCGATCAACAGCGGCCTGGAAATCATCCACGAATACCTCGACCT